The window AGGAGGCGGAGGAGAGCGCTCCTCAGGTCATGACCTTCGGTGCTCCCACGGCCGGTGAGATCCTCGCCGAGCGTTACGAGCTGGTCGAGCACATCAACAACGACAGCGCGGGTCGGCTGGTCTGGCGCGGGGTCGACGTCATCCTGCGCCGTCCCGTCGCGGTCGTGCTGCGCTACCCGGGTGGCGACTCGGCCACCGAGATGCTCCAGGGCGCCGTCGCGGCCAGCCGTGTCATCCACCCCAACCTGGTCGGCGTCTACGACGCGATCGACGAGGCCGAGCGGGCGTACGTGGTGCGGGAGTGGGTCGACGGGCAGTCGCTGCGCGAGCTGGTCACCGACGGGCCGATGGACCCGGCGCGCGCCACCACCATCGGCAACGCGGTCGCCAGCGCCCTCGCCGCCGTGCACGCCACCGGCATGGTGCACGGCAACGTCCACCCCGGCACGGTGATGATCAGTGACGACGGCCGGGTGGTGCTGGCCGACGCGCGCACCGACGGCGCCGACAGCCAGCAGAGCGACGTCCGCGCGATCGGCGGGGTCCTCTACTTCGCCCTGACCGGGCACTGGCCGCACGCCGAGGCCCCGCTGCGTGGCGCCACCGCCGGCCACGGCCGGGCCGCCATCCCCGACGCCGTACGCGACGCGGCCGGCGCGATCGCCGCCCCCCGGCAGGTGCGGGCGGGCGTGCCGGCGTACCTCGACGACCTCACCATGGACCTGCTGGACGCCGAGATCGAGCCGCCCTCGTCGGACGTGCTCGCGGCCGAGCTGGCCCGGCTGGACGTGCCGGCCGACGAGCAGTTCCTCGACAGCGCCGGCCCGCTGCGCTTCGCGGCCGACACCGGCGAGGAGCCGTCGCCGCTCGCCGCCGCCGGCGGACGCAAGGTCGCGATCGGCATCGCCAGCCTGCTGGCGGTCGCGCTGGTCGGCCTGCTGATCGGCATCACCGCCCTGGGCGGCGGTGACGACGACCCACAGACCAACCCGGTCGCGGCGCCCTCGTCGAACGCGCCCGCCGGCGACGCCACCCCGGCCGCCATCACGGCCGGGCCGCTGAAGATCAGCACCGCCCGGATCATCGACCCGGAGGGCGACCGGACCGAGGTCCGCAACGCCGACAAGGTGTACGACGGGGACGAGGACGA is drawn from Micromonospora sp. NBC_01740 and contains these coding sequences:
- a CDS encoding protein kinase family protein, which translates into the protein MPSSAGPSIDTITEGGRVTQVGEGQEAEESAPQVMTFGAPTAGEILAERYELVEHINNDSAGRLVWRGVDVILRRPVAVVLRYPGGDSATEMLQGAVAASRVIHPNLVGVYDAIDEAERAYVVREWVDGQSLRELVTDGPMDPARATTIGNAVASALAAVHATGMVHGNVHPGTVMISDDGRVVLADARTDGADSQQSDVRAIGGVLYFALTGHWPHAEAPLRGATAGHGRAAIPDAVRDAAGAIAAPRQVRAGVPAYLDDLTMDLLDAEIEPPSSDVLAAELARLDVPADEQFLDSAGPLRFAADTGEEPSPLAAAGGRKVAIGIASLLAVALVGLLIGITALGGGDDDPQTNPVAAPSSNAPAGDATPAAITAGPLKISTARIIDPEGDRTEVRNADKVYDGDEDEGWETQTYRGRANFGNLKKGMGVWIDLGGEHTVKSVQVLLSARGASAQLYAGTTDRPSSSSGDAQLFADYRKTAIGQPFEEHEGTKMTFNGFNADQKYRYLLFWITELPSSDGGYKLGVQEITVQGS